Proteins encoded by one window of Labrus bergylta chromosome 2, fLabBer1.1, whole genome shotgun sequence:
- the LOC136181150 gene encoding NACHT, LRR and PYD domains-containing protein 3-like, with amino-acid sequence MSLLFKDSYLSSEFHYIYPVVFVCNMSCHRVQQESSNVHRDQSDQQNPTDLDSIFMLLEENIITFVKNELKRVHRVLSPEYPECFESQSEDEEQGISCKEEFLKITLHFLRRMKQEELADCLQSRTVAAECRRKLKSNLKEKFQCVFEGIAKAGNPTLLNQIYTELYITEGGTGEVNDEHEVRQIETASRKPHRPETTIRQEDIFKVSPGRDEPIRTVMTKGVAGIGKTVLTQKFTLDWAEDKDNQNIQFTFPFTFRELNVLKEKKFSLLELVHHFFPETKKAGICRFEEFQVVFIFDGLDECRLPLDFKNNETLTDVTESTSVDVLLTNLIRGETASLCSPLDNHTTCSSQSDPS; translated from the exons atgtctctgttgtttaaagactcatatcttagctcagagtttcattatatatatcccgTTGTTTTCgtgtgtaatatgtcctgtcacagagttcaacaggagagctccaacgttcacagagatcaatcagaccagcagaatccaacagacctggactccatctttatg ctgctggaggagaacatcatcacctttgtgaagaacgagctgaagagagtccacagggttctgagtccagaatacccagaatgctttgagagtcagagtgaggatgaagagcagggaaTAAGCTGTAAAGAGGaatttttgaagatcactctccacttcctgaggagaatgaagcaggaggagctggctgactgtctgcagagca gaacAGTCGCTGCAGAGTGCCGGcgtaaactcaaatctaacctgaaggagaagttccagtgtgtgtttgaggggattgctaaagcaggaaacccaacgcttctgaaccagatctacacagagctctacatcacagagggagggactggagaggtcaatgatgaacacgaggtcagacagattgaaacagcatccaggaaaccacacagaccagaaacaaccatcagacaagaagacatctttaaagtctcacctggaagagatgaaccaatcagaacagtgatgacaaagggagtggctggcatcgggaaaacagtcttaacacagaagttcactctggactgggctgaagacaaagacaaccagaacatacagttcacatttccattcactttcagagagctgaatgtgctgaaagagaaaaagttcagcctgttggaacttgttcatcacttctttcctgaaaccaaaaaagcaggaatctgcaggtttgaagagttccaggttgtgttcatctttgacggtctggatgagtgtcgacttcctctggactttaaaaacaacgagaccctgactgatgtcacagagtccacctcagtggatgtgctgctgactaacctcatcaggggggaaactgcttccctctgctcacctctggataaccacacgacctgcagcagccaatcagatccctcctaa